The [Eubacterium] eligens ATCC 27750 genome segment TATAAGCCCATCTGAGCCTTAAGTGCTGCTAATTCATCATCAACTGCTGTGTTAGCTGGCTCTGCATCATACTTAGCTGCAAGACTGTCAACATCTGCCTCAAGCTGTGTCTGGTTAAGCTCTGCCATTGCATTAGCCTCGTCAAGCATCTTATTAGCCTTAGCCTCCATCTTACCGAATGCATCCATGCTTGTTCCAACACTGTTAACACTTGAACCAACCTTGTTGATTCTCTCCTGAGCCTTAGCTGCTGCAACCTTAGCCTTAACTGCATCTCTTCTTGCTTCAAGAGACTGGATATCCTTGCAGAGCTTATCATGCATCTGACGCATCTTAGCTGCATTGTCTGCTGCAATATTATATGTCTGCTGTAATGTAGCCTGCTTAGAAACTAACTGCTGCTTCTTCTCAAGGAATGTTCTTGCATCTGCCTCGTTGCCAGCCTTAAGAGCTTTTTCTGCATATGACTGATACTTGGCAACATCTGCTGTGCATTCATCAAGCTCTCTTTTACATCTTGTCTCCTCAGCCATAACTGAAGCTGTCTCTGCCTTAACCTTTCCAAGGTCGCTCTCAAGATTTCTCATGTACTGGTCAATCATCTTCTCTGGATCTTCACACTTATCGAGAAGTGCATTGATGTTAGCGCTCATAATGTCCTTGAATCTTGTTAAAATACCCATAATAATCCTCCATTCCTGTGCCGCTTTCTGGCACATATCACCCTCTGGTGCATCCGAATTCTGTCTCCCAGAATTCTTAAAAAACCTTTTTCATTATAATATATCAGGAGTAAAAAGTCACGAATATTTGCTCCTATGAAACATATTTTATATTCTTGTAATAAAAATTAAAATATCATAATATGCACAATACACTATGCTAAAGTTCATTATATTATTCCTACTTGAAATGTGGTTTTAAAAACTATATAATATAGCTTAAGCATTAATATAAATGTATTCTCTCATGAATACGCATTTTTAAAGAAATGAGGAACATATGAACAACGATATTAAAGAGCTTATGAGTGGTATTCTTAAAGATATGTCCGCTCTTAACTATATAAAACCCGGAGATGTGCCTAACATCAACCTGTACATGGATCAGGTTACAACATTTATGTATGAACATCTTCACGATACAAAGCGTACCACTGATGATAAAGTACTAACCAAAACAATGATTAACAACTATGCCAAAAACAATCTGCTGCCATCACCAGTAAAGAAAAAGTACTCTAAGGAACACATATATATCCTTACATTTATCTATTACTTTAAGAACATTCTCTCAATAAGTGATATACAGAAAATGCTCAATCCTCTCACTGAGAAATTCTTTGATGAAGGTTCCAAGCCGGATCTGGATTATATATATAATGAGATTTTTTCAATGGAATCCTCTCTTGCAAGGCCATTATCTAAAGATATATTTGCAAAGTCTGAACAGGCAAGCAATGCATTTTCAGATGTAAAGGATGATGATGACAGAGAATTCTTACAGTTCTTCAGCCTTGTATGCCTTTTAAGCTTTGATGTATACATGAAGAAGAACATGATTGAAAGTCTGATTGATGATTACTCTGCCAAGCATGCGCCAAAGCATCCTGAGAAGCCTGATAAAACAGACAAAAAGAAATAATCCATACAAATTAAGGGAACTGCCAGTACTGACAGTTCCCTTTTACATTGCTTCATATATTACTTATTATCTTCTGACTCTTTCTCAAGCATGCCAAGTCTTTCAAATACTCTGTCATACCCGTCATTACCATAATTAAGCGAACGGTTTACCCTGCTGATTGTCGCAGTAGACGCACCTGTCTTCTCTGCAATATCAAGATATGTCCTGTGTTCTCTTAACATCTTGGCAACCTCAAATCTCTGGGATAAGGATAAAATCTCGTTAATTGTACATACATCCTCAAAGAAATCGTATGCTTCATCTAAATCCTTAAGACTTAATATTGCCTGAAAAAGCTGCTCAACAGCCTGTGTCTTTAACTTATTGTTCATAATTATCCACCCCGGTTTTCCAAAAATAACATTGGCTTATTACTTTTAAATTTTAACACAGTGAAGTTTTAAAGTAAAGACATTATTCACTTCTTAATGCCACAACAGGGTCTTTTTTAGCTGCAAGCTTTGCTGGGATAAGTCCGGCAATAAATGTAAGGAACATGCTTATTATTATAAGTATTACTCCTCCTGCAACCGGAAGCTGTGCAACATTGGAAATGTCTGTAAGGTGCTTAATCAACGCATTTGCAGGTATGCACAACAATAAAGTTACAACAATGCCGAGTGCGCCTGAGACAAAACCTTCAATAAGTGTCTCTGCATTGAATATTCTTGAAACATCTTTCTTAGAAGCACCAATACTTCTTAATACTCCAATTTCCTTAGTTCTTTCAAGTACTGAAATGTATGTGATAATACCTATCATTATTGAAGAAACTATAAGTGATATTGCAACAAATGCTATTAATACATAAGAGATTGCATTAATAATTGTACTTACTGATGACATCATTATTCCAACATAATCTGTGTAGTTAATAACATTTTCTTCCTTGCCATCGTCCTGCTGCAGCTTATTGTAATCCTTGATAATATTCTGAACCTTCTCCTTAGAATCAAAATCAGTTGCATATATA includes the following:
- a CDS encoding PspA/IM30 family protein yields the protein MGILTRFKDIMSANINALLDKCEDPEKMIDQYMRNLESDLGKVKAETASVMAEETRCKRELDECTADVAKYQSYAEKALKAGNEADARTFLEKKQQLVSKQATLQQTYNIAADNAAKMRQMHDKLCKDIQSLEARRDAVKAKVAAAKAQERINKVGSSVNSVGTSMDAFGKMEAKANKMLDEANAMAELNQTQLEADVDSLAAKYDAEPANTAVDDELAALKAQMGL
- a CDS encoding YerC/YecD family TrpR-related protein; its protein translation is MNNKLKTQAVEQLFQAILSLKDLDEAYDFFEDVCTINEILSLSQRFEVAKMLREHRTYLDIAEKTGASTATISRVNRSLNYGNDGYDRVFERLGMLEKESEDNK
- a CDS encoding DUF1836 domain-containing protein, which encodes MNNDIKELMSGILKDMSALNYIKPGDVPNINLYMDQVTTFMYEHLHDTKRTTDDKVLTKTMINNYAKNNLLPSPVKKKYSKEHIYILTFIYYFKNILSISDIQKMLNPLTEKFFDEGSKPDLDYIYNEIFSMESSLARPLSKDIFAKSEQASNAFSDVKDDDDREFLQFFSLVCLLSFDVYMKKNMIESLIDDYSAKHAPKHPEKPDKTDKKK